Proteins from one Pseudobythopirellula maris genomic window:
- the mtnB gene encoding methylthioribulose 1-phosphate dehydratase, which yields MPAMTEEALLLDDLSATGADFHRRGWSLATSSNFSVRVGDDPLELMITKSGKDKGRLGREDYVRVGVDGRPTESGAAKSSAETMLHVVLADAAGAGSVLHTHSVWDAATGERGLEAGGVEIAGYEMLKGLDGIATHDTAKWIDVFPNTQDIPRLAEEVRARLADPQRPMQHGFLIHRHGLYAWGADIAAARRHIEAFQYLFECEARRLAACS from the coding sequence ATGCCCGCGATGACCGAAGAGGCCTTGCTGCTCGACGACCTCTCGGCCACCGGCGCCGATTTTCACCGTCGCGGCTGGTCGCTCGCCACGAGCAGCAACTTCAGCGTCCGCGTCGGCGACGACCCGCTCGAGTTGATGATCACCAAGAGCGGCAAGGACAAGGGCCGGCTCGGGCGTGAGGATTACGTGCGGGTTGGCGTCGACGGCCGCCCCACTGAGTCAGGCGCCGCCAAATCGTCGGCCGAGACCATGCTGCACGTGGTGCTGGCCGACGCCGCCGGGGCCGGCTCGGTGCTCCACACCCACTCGGTGTGGGACGCCGCCACGGGCGAGCGCGGCCTCGAGGCGGGCGGGGTGGAGATCGCCGGCTACGAGATGCTCAAGGGCCTCGACGGGATCGCCACGCACGACACGGCGAAATGGATCGACGTGTTCCCCAACACGCAAGACATCCCCCGGCTGGCCGAGGAGGTGCGGGCGCGGCTCGCCGACCCCCAACGGCCGATGCAACACGGCTTCCTCATCCACCGCCACGGGCTGTATGCTTGGGGGGCCGACATCGCCGCCGCCCGGCGGCACATCGAGGCCTTTCAGTACCTGTTCGAATGCGAAGCGCGCCGCCTCGCCGCCTGTTCCTGA